In Methanooceanicella nereidis, a single window of DNA contains:
- a CDS encoding acyltransferase family protein codes for MNDKINRHDNNFDFLRLAGALLVIFFTTYGVLGAYKFDPLFRLTNGALTTGSIGVAIFFIISGYLITMSWYKRRNIPRFLWARFLRLVPALAGVALVTIFIIGPLTTHQNLWDYFTSRATWGYLSIITVFFPSYYLPDVFIHNPSNMVNAALWSLPVESTMYLIILALGVLGILYRKYFVTLFTLLILGAHLYINVHTLHTILPVISHDILDQLKLYSQMLGYPLYFMVGSIYYLNQDKIKYDKRLVLMASIVWVLSFSNYELLLLTSFICIPYIVLGIAFTSIPYINGIGSKADISYGLYIFHYPIQQTLLNFFSLDTLTLLIATLLITVPLAWMSWHLIENKALSLKNIQIKNLSVMQKLNLRKVEY; via the coding sequence GTGAATGATAAGATCAACAGACACGATAACAATTTTGACTTTTTGAGACTTGCTGGCGCATTACTGGTAATCTTCTTCACCACTTACGGTGTCCTGGGTGCCTACAAGTTTGACCCGTTGTTTCGACTGACGAACGGCGCACTAACCACTGGTAGCATAGGCGTGGCAATATTTTTTATAATAAGCGGTTACCTGATAACGATGAGCTGGTATAAAAGGCGCAACATCCCAAGGTTCCTATGGGCACGATTCCTGAGGCTGGTACCGGCTCTCGCAGGGGTAGCACTAGTAACGATTTTTATAATTGGTCCCCTAACCACACATCAAAACCTGTGGGACTATTTTACCAGCCGTGCCACATGGGGTTACTTAAGCATTATAACGGTGTTCTTCCCGTCTTACTACCTTCCCGATGTTTTCATACACAACCCCAGTAACATGGTAAATGCCGCTTTATGGTCATTACCTGTAGAATCTACCATGTATCTGATAATATTGGCATTAGGAGTTCTTGGCATATTATATAGAAAATACTTTGTGACACTCTTTACTTTATTGATACTTGGAGCCCATCTTTATATTAACGTTCATACATTACATACTATTTTGCCGGTCATATCTCATGACATACTAGACCAGCTTAAGCTATATTCACAGATGTTAGGTTATCCCTTGTATTTCATGGTCGGGTCGATTTATTACCTCAACCAGGATAAAATAAAGTACGACAAGCGCCTTGTACTCATGGCTTCAATTGTCTGGGTGCTATCATTCTCGAACTATGAACTATTGCTCCTGACATCATTCATCTGCATACCATACATCGTATTGGGCATCGCATTTACAAGCATACCTTACATTAATGGGATAGGCAGTAAAGCTGATATAAGCTATGGCCTATACATTTTCCACTACCCGATCCAGCAGACACTATTAAACTTCTTCAGTCTCGATACATTAACTCTGCTCATCGCTACGCTTCTTATCACAGTGCCCTTGGCATGGATGTCCTGGCACCTGATCGAAAACAAAGCATTAAGCTTAAAAAATATCCAAATAAAAAATCTCAGCGTGATGCAGAAACTCAATCTTAGAAAGGTCGAGTATTGA
- a CDS encoding putative zinc-binding protein yields the protein MDNSKVSEKNDEQGCMCSKAPNIIYACSGSADVGEIADRAARLLSADGAGKMSCLAGIGGHISGLLAVAEVASKILVIDGCPMDCGKNTLILAGYRDIEHIRLSDMGMKKGKTPAIDENVAIVVEKGKELLATRTDGSTRPE from the coding sequence ATGGATAACAGTAAGGTCTCCGAGAAGAATGATGAACAGGGGTGTATGTGCAGTAAAGCGCCGAATATCATATATGCATGTTCCGGTTCCGCAGATGTCGGGGAAATAGCAGACAGGGCAGCAAGGTTGCTTTCAGCTGACGGCGCAGGTAAGATGTCATGCCTTGCAGGTATCGGCGGCCATATCAGCGGATTACTGGCAGTGGCAGAGGTCGCTTCAAAGATACTCGTCATCGACGGATGCCCGATGGATTGTGGAAAAAATACCCTGATATTGGCAGGCTACAGAGACATTGAGCATATTCGATTATCGGACATGGGAATGAAAAAAGGTAAGACGCCGGCCATAGACGAAAATGTAGCTATCGTCGTAGAAAAAGGAAAAGAACTTCTGGCTACAAGGACAGATGGATCAACAAGACCTGAATGA
- a CDS encoding NAD(P)/FAD-dependent oxidoreductase, producing MSEKVYDVAIIGAGPAGLTSALYCGRADLSTIVFGNIFESQIAKAGQVENYPGIESIPGIDLIEKFDEQVKKYDVNLIPSNITRIKRGELFTLYTDEGEYRSKSVIIATGAKYRELHIPGEKEFVYKGVSYCSICDGTLYKGKKVALVGHGDQAAKSALYLAGLCSEVIALTEKKDLEAPMYEEQMRASKRIKVTGNAKVVAIEGKEFVERIRYVLDKQEERTEEVEGVFIEGGIPNTLLAGELGIDLDAKGNIKVNRPEQTTNIEGVFAAGDVTSGIHQISKAVGEGASAAINAMVYIKKKGIPK from the coding sequence ATGAGCGAAAAAGTATACGACGTCGCCATCATAGGCGCGGGTCCGGCCGGGCTCACAAGCGCATTATATTGCGGCAGAGCGGATCTATCGACCATCGTATTTGGCAACATATTTGAGTCACAGATAGCCAAGGCCGGACAGGTGGAAAACTATCCCGGCATAGAATCGATCCCGGGCATAGACCTTATCGAAAAATTCGATGAGCAGGTAAAAAAGTATGATGTCAATTTAATACCATCTAATATAACCCGCATAAAAAGGGGAGAGCTATTCACCCTTTATACCGATGAAGGAGAGTACAGGAGTAAGAGCGTGATCATAGCGACAGGGGCGAAATACCGGGAGCTTCACATTCCGGGAGAAAAAGAATTCGTGTACAAAGGCGTATCTTACTGTTCTATTTGCGACGGCACGCTATACAAAGGGAAAAAGGTCGCGCTTGTCGGGCATGGCGACCAGGCGGCAAAATCCGCCCTCTACCTTGCAGGACTTTGCAGCGAGGTCATAGCGCTTACTGAAAAGAAAGACCTCGAAGCGCCGATGTATGAAGAACAGATGAGGGCTTCTAAAAGGATCAAGGTCACAGGAAACGCAAAAGTCGTGGCGATCGAAGGGAAAGAATTTGTCGAGCGGATCAGGTATGTACTCGATAAGCAAGAAGAGAGAACTGAGGAAGTCGAGGGTGTGTTCATAGAGGGAGGCATACCGAACACGCTGCTTGCCGGCGAACTAGGTATTGACCTTGACGCCAAAGGTAATATCAAAGTGAACAGGCCTGAACAAACAACGAACATCGAGGGAGTATTTGCAGCAGGAGACGTGACGAGCGGTATACACCAGATATCAAAAGCCGTCGGCGAAGGGGCAAGTGCGGCGATAAATGCGATGGTATACATAAAGAAAAAGGGAATCCCAAAATAG
- the arsM gene encoding arsenite methyltransferase has product MSVRKVVKEKYSKLASTERQDCECGKEYVSKIGYSSETMSGLPAEVLSVSAGCGNPTAIADLKKGQTVLDLGSGGGIDVFIAAREVGPAGKAIGVDATPEMIWRARKSAKTIGVENAEFRLGEIECMPVESGSIDVAISNCVINLSPDKDRVFKEVFRVLKPGGKLAVSDMVLTRDVSQDEREKLKTWASCIGGAIKLEDYLEKMKAAGFVGVKVESEHVYGFDELYYLLCSDSCGCGCGSDDVGQLAGMTGKSNVATVKIVAFKP; this is encoded by the coding sequence ATCTCTGTAAGAAAGGTGGTCAAGGAAAAATATTCGAAGCTCGCGTCTACGGAAAGGCAGGACTGCGAATGCGGAAAGGAATACGTATCTAAGATAGGGTATTCTTCTGAGACTATGTCCGGACTGCCCGCCGAAGTCCTTTCGGTAAGTGCCGGATGCGGAAACCCCACAGCCATCGCAGATCTGAAGAAAGGGCAGACCGTACTGGACCTCGGCAGCGGCGGAGGAATTGATGTTTTTATCGCGGCCAGGGAAGTCGGGCCTGCCGGAAAAGCCATCGGTGTCGATGCAACTCCCGAGATGATCTGGAGGGCCAGGAAGTCGGCTAAAACAATAGGTGTCGAGAACGCGGAATTCCGGCTCGGGGAAATAGAATGCATGCCGGTAGAGTCCGGCTCGATTGATGTTGCCATAAGCAATTGTGTGATAAACCTGAGCCCGGACAAAGACAGAGTCTTCAAGGAAGTATTCAGGGTCCTGAAGCCGGGAGGGAAGCTTGCCGTATCGGACATGGTCCTTACCAGGGATGTAAGCCAGGACGAAAGAGAAAAGCTCAAGACCTGGGCGAGCTGCATAGGCGGAGCGATAAAGCTGGAAGACTATTTAGAAAAAATGAAAGCGGCCGGTTTTGTGGGCGTAAAAGTCGAAAGCGAACATGTATATGGCTTTGACGAGCTTTATTACTTGCTCTGCAGCGACTCGTGCGGATGCGGGTGCGGCTCTGATGATGTGGGACAGCTTGCCGGAATGACGGGGAAAAGTAATGTTGCGACCGTGAAGATCGTGGCTTTCAAGCCGTGA
- a CDS encoding nitroreductase family protein encodes MKIKRGMIMGDILDTIYSRRSVREYRQEDIPDEIMKDIIKAGTYAPSSMNRQPWRFVIIKNRELIKRLSDIAKKAWLEKVANNNNDPGIASLARMASSPTFNIFYDAPVLVLIFSSPDAYRPEVDCALAAENMMLAARSYGIGSCWIGLGMPIGSDSQVMKELGIPEGHTLMAPVIFGYPGNDEQYTPPRKEDVILKIIK; translated from the coding sequence GTGAAAATCAAAAGAGGCATGATCATGGGCGACATTTTAGATACAATATATTCAAGGCGGTCTGTTAGAGAGTACAGGCAGGAAGATATTCCCGACGAGATCATGAAAGACATAATTAAGGCAGGTACGTACGCGCCAAGCTCGATGAACAGGCAGCCGTGGCGATTTGTTATAATAAAAAACAGGGAACTGATAAAAAGATTATCAGACATAGCTAAAAAAGCATGGCTGGAAAAGGTAGCGAATAATAATAACGATCCGGGGATAGCATCCCTTGCCAGAATGGCATCCAGCCCGACGTTTAACATATTCTATGACGCCCCGGTGCTCGTGCTTATCTTTTCGTCGCCGGACGCATACAGGCCGGAGGTTGACTGTGCGCTGGCAGCAGAGAATATGATGCTTGCGGCAAGGTCGTACGGGATAGGGAGCTGCTGGATCGGCCTGGGAATGCCGATAGGCTCAGATAGCCAGGTCATGAAAGAATTAGGAATCCCTGAAGGGCATACGCTTATGGCCCCCGTCATATTCGGATATCCCGGGAATGACGAACAGTATACGCCTCCGCGTAAAGAGGACGTAATATTAAAGATAATAAAATGA
- a CDS encoding ArsR/SmtB family transcription factor, which translates to MEKDSKCCEDMIGDAIICCKQDLPDEEHIKKQAEYFKALSDPARVKIVYALAGGERCVCELMAIMDMQQTVVSHHLKVLKYAGIISDKKSGKWVYYSLVDKKTVELLSILKAEK; encoded by the coding sequence ATGGAAAAAGACTCTAAATGCTGCGAGGATATGATCGGTGATGCGATCATTTGCTGTAAGCAGGATCTTCCCGATGAGGAACATATAAAAAAGCAGGCAGAATATTTCAAGGCCCTATCCGACCCTGCAAGAGTAAAGATAGTATATGCGCTGGCGGGCGGAGAAAGATGCGTTTGCGAGCTTATGGCAATAATGGACATGCAGCAGACCGTTGTCTCACACCATCTCAAAGTGCTGAAGTATGCCGGCATAATATCGGATAAAAAGTCGGGCAAGTGGGTATATTACTCGTTAGTGGATAAGAAGACAGTTGAATTGTTAAGTATCTTAAAAGCAGAAAAGTGA
- a CDS encoding universal stress protein, with protein MTSRILIATDGSKYSEKAVDYCIGMAQRLGSEVIALYVISMKTLEIYAMGHHDDIRGYEEANSKLRNEGEEALRYAVRKGNESGVIVNTFIARGYPGEEILKLADQERVDMIVVGSLGKSGLEHLLIGSVSEEVVKKAPCPVLVVRGNI; from the coding sequence ATGACATCCAGGATTTTGATCGCCACGGACGGCTCAAAGTATAGTGAAAAAGCCGTCGACTATTGTATTGGCATGGCACAGAGGCTCGGCTCCGAAGTTATCGCACTATATGTGATCAGCATGAAAACCCTTGAGATCTATGCCATGGGACATCATGACGACATCAGGGGATATGAAGAGGCGAACAGTAAATTAAGAAACGAGGGAGAAGAAGCGCTTCGGTATGCCGTCAGGAAAGGGAACGAATCCGGAGTGATAGTGAACACGTTCATTGCCAGAGGATATCCGGGAGAGGAGATCTTAAAACTTGCAGACCAGGAACGTGTCGACATGATAGTTGTCGGAAGCCTGGGAAAATCCGGACTGGAGCATTTACTCATAGGAAGCGTATCGGAAGAAGTCGTCAAAAAAGCGCCCTGTCCGGTGCTTGTGGTAAGAGGGAACATATAG
- a CDS encoding tetratricopeptide repeat protein, which yields MRFMTEWEAVEKIGRCIGLEIDETAIEMIKGRHDREEFMNIVRDTAANVFRDKLTGPEVDTLVETVFDTGFDDLEGDGQRLRRSLSYDVFRRTCSRIKYTGEISFEGFDVLFQEFLERFKAAMNGIMFILGLNKEIVSLENSGIKDYVEELRSLPCRRFGELNFGEICKMRPPTSISLYVESLLKKYENDPIPHEDCIKILDMMDKLSNYPNYFRVMDHSRKMEEIKPVLTSIAWLQKEAADGQEKNDLLTALGILLFNIYPSPMIVKYLSKLEPGLKNQFLCYEYNSIMALNYLLMGKLDIAEKYTTSAFEVAIDEEKRAYTCVLKSCVYINRHEHKKAIENLEKCSAIVRNKRMRSMTRFYLGIVHYECGDLSNALECFKDARVGIEDEIDLMNICNNIGTCSMLLGDLKGALNAFDEVEELSRYMGSNIAKFLKSVAYGNMGIVYLNMKEPDKALEYYRKALKVNKEIRNKKGIANQIGNIGLVYKSKQDHKSSIDYFKSMLNYSFSIDYFEGVLFAYGQIDQAMTLLGKQEEAEAFKKDIVKRYPGITGMLKKRPQHG from the coding sequence ATGAGATTTATGACGGAGTGGGAAGCAGTCGAGAAGATCGGCAGATGCATAGGGCTTGAGATCGATGAGACGGCTATCGAGATGATAAAAGGCCGGCATGATCGCGAAGAATTTATGAATATCGTACGGGATACTGCCGCGAACGTCTTCAGGGATAAGCTGACGGGGCCGGAAGTCGACACACTGGTAGAGACGGTGTTCGATACCGGGTTCGATGACCTGGAAGGTGACGGGCAGCGACTTAGAAGGTCATTGTCGTATGATGTGTTCAGAAGGACCTGTTCACGTATTAAATATACAGGGGAGATTTCGTTCGAGGGGTTTGATGTGCTCTTTCAAGAGTTTTTAGAAAGATTTAAGGCAGCCATGAATGGCATCATGTTCATACTGGGCTTAAATAAGGAGATCGTCAGCCTGGAAAATTCCGGCATAAAGGATTACGTGGAAGAATTAAGATCGCTGCCTTGCAGGAGATTTGGCGAGCTGAACTTTGGGGAGATATGTAAGATGCGGCCCCCGACATCGATCTCGCTTTATGTGGAATCTTTATTGAAAAAGTATGAGAACGACCCTATCCCTCATGAAGATTGCATAAAGATCCTCGACATGATGGACAAGCTGTCCAATTATCCGAATTATTTTAGAGTGATGGACCATTCCAGAAAGATGGAGGAGATCAAGCCAGTGTTGACATCGATAGCCTGGCTTCAGAAAGAGGCGGCGGATGGGCAGGAAAAAAACGACCTGCTGACAGCACTGGGAATATTGCTTTTTAATATATATCCTTCGCCGATGATAGTCAAATACCTGTCAAAGCTTGAGCCCGGCCTAAAAAACCAGTTCCTGTGCTACGAATACAATTCTATAATGGCATTGAACTATTTATTGATGGGTAAGCTCGACATAGCCGAGAAATACACGACAAGCGCTTTTGAGGTAGCTATCGACGAGGAAAAAAGAGCATACACCTGCGTTTTAAAAAGTTGCGTATATATTAACCGTCATGAGCACAAAAAAGCCATTGAAAATCTTGAGAAATGTTCAGCCATAGTAAGGAACAAGCGAATGAGATCCATGACCAGGTTCTACCTGGGAATAGTCCACTATGAGTGCGGTGATCTCTCGAATGCGCTCGAATGCTTCAAGGACGCCCGGGTGGGCATAGAGGATGAGATAGACCTCATGAACATCTGCAACAATATTGGTACATGCTCAATGCTGCTCGGCGACCTCAAGGGTGCGTTGAACGCCTTTGACGAGGTGGAGGAATTAAGCAGGTATATGGGCAGCAACATAGCCAAGTTCCTTAAATCGGTTGCATATGGAAACATGGGTATCGTATACCTGAATATGAAAGAGCCGGATAAAGCGCTCGAATATTACAGAAAGGCGCTAAAGGTCAATAAGGAGATACGGAATAAAAAAGGCATAGCCAACCAGATCGGCAATATTGGCCTTGTATATAAGTCAAAACAGGACCATAAGTCATCTATAGACTATTTTAAGTCCATGCTTAACTATTCTTTTAGCATCGACTATTTTGAAGGGGTGTTATTCGCATACGGCCAGATAGACCAGGCGATGACATTGCTCGGAAAACAGGAAGAGGCCGAAGCATTTAAAAAAGATATCGTAAAACGGTATCCGGGAATAACAGGCATGCTCAAGAAGAGGCCGCAACATGGTTAA
- a CDS encoding glycosyl hydrolase, producing the protein MKKVRQNKKVVALVVLFTVLLAALPVAMGSDSQATLAKFEPQDGVYIGGGTYDGQWYEFVNDAGKQPALRLTFVYFPSDVFDNRPTHQEQSLSRMAADGVTPVVTWQPQTYVRDIAAGKYDAYIRERARECKAFGKPMFIRYAHEANGAWYDWQKYPADVIKSSQRIYQIFQEEGATNVAFVWCPAFDTSGKKNWLNYYPGDAYVDWVGIDVYNWARWPRTFDTMVKDFYAEYAGRKPIMIGEVSSAEVFNPDPGFENPEAQNKAKWITDMFNLMNTKYPKIKAFVWFNVIKEDNWKIRSSPESLKAFQDGVANPRYLSKVVSGGTPVPTVTPTITPTVTPTSTPKPTVTATPTATPAPDPNGYGVDTTSRWAKYNGYFGPIEKTTVKPNTGIEQGIYYKNTGSQTDSYKVMIEGIPANWCKVTMYGSTQLSPGMGVYGNVIITPTSGGTYQFTVKVVSNANNAVYDTVSYTMYVDGPASPTVTPTPAPTVTPTPTPTINPTPAPTVTPTPTPTINPTPAPAPDPNGYGVDTTSRWAKYSRYFGPIEKVTIKPNTAVEQGIYYKNTGSKKDSYTVVIEGIPANWCKIAMYGDEALSPGYGRYGNVVITPTAVGTYTFTVKVISKSNPAVYDIQTYTMYVR; encoded by the coding sequence ATGAAGAAGGTGAGGCAAAATAAGAAAGTCGTAGCATTGGTAGTGCTGTTTACGGTACTACTCGCCGCACTTCCGGTAGCAATGGGTAGTGATTCCCAGGCTACGCTTGCCAAATTTGAGCCTCAGGATGGGGTCTATATTGGCGGCGGGACTTACGACGGACAATGGTACGAATTTGTCAACGATGCAGGAAAACAGCCCGCCCTAAGGCTGACGTTCGTTTATTTCCCATCAGATGTATTTGACAACCGACCGACACACCAGGAGCAATCGCTCAGCAGAATGGCAGCGGACGGCGTAACGCCTGTAGTTACATGGCAGCCGCAGACCTATGTCCGCGACATTGCCGCAGGAAAATATGATGCGTACATCAGGGAAAGGGCGCGAGAGTGTAAGGCATTCGGCAAGCCGATGTTCATACGCTATGCCCATGAAGCCAACGGCGCATGGTATGACTGGCAAAAATATCCCGCCGATGTCATAAAGAGCTCGCAAAGGATATACCAGATATTCCAGGAAGAGGGAGCCACCAACGTAGCTTTCGTATGGTGCCCGGCCTTTGATACAAGCGGCAAAAAGAACTGGCTGAACTATTATCCTGGCGACGCGTATGTCGACTGGGTAGGCATAGACGTTTATAACTGGGCGAGATGGCCGAGGACTTTCGATACTATGGTCAAGGACTTTTATGCAGAATATGCAGGAAGGAAGCCGATCATGATCGGAGAGGTATCATCCGCCGAAGTATTTAACCCGGATCCCGGTTTCGAGAACCCGGAAGCCCAGAACAAGGCAAAGTGGATAACTGACATGTTCAACTTGATGAACACCAAGTATCCCAAGATAAAGGCTTTCGTCTGGTTCAACGTGATAAAGGAAGATAACTGGAAGATCCGCTCAAGTCCGGAATCATTAAAAGCATTCCAGGACGGGGTCGCAAATCCAAGATACCTTAGCAAGGTCGTATCGGGAGGCACGCCGGTACCTACGGTGACGCCTACGATCACTCCGACTGTGACCCCGACCTCTACTCCAAAGCCCACAGTGACGGCAACTCCGACTGCAACCCCTGCGCCGGACCCGAACGGGTATGGCGTTGACACGACCAGCAGATGGGCAAAATACAACGGGTATTTCGGACCGATAGAAAAGACCACGGTTAAGCCCAACACAGGGATCGAGCAGGGCATATACTATAAGAACACCGGCTCGCAGACCGATTCCTATAAGGTCATGATCGAAGGAATACCGGCGAACTGGTGCAAGGTGACAATGTATGGGTCCACACAGTTATCCCCCGGAATGGGAGTGTACGGTAACGTGATCATCACGCCGACCAGCGGAGGCACTTATCAGTTCACTGTCAAGGTGGTCTCTAACGCAAATAATGCGGTATATGACACAGTCTCATATACGATGTATGTAGATGGACCGGCATCGCCAACGGTGACGCCGACACCGGCACCGACAGTGACACCGACACCTACGCCGACCATAAACCCGACACCGGCACCGACGGTGACACCGACACCTACGCCGACCATAAACCCGACACCGGCACCAGCGCCGGACCCGAACGGGTATGGCGTTGACACGACCAGCAGATGGGCAAAATACAGCAGGTATTTCGGACCGATAGAGAAGGTCACGATCAAGCCCAACACAGCGGTTGAGCAGGGCATATATTACAAGAACACTGGCTCGAAGAAAGACTCGTATACAGTGGTCATAGAAGGAATACCGGCGAACTGGTGCAAGATAGCGATGTATGGAGACGAGGCCTTATCACCGGGATACGGACGTTACGGGAACGTGGTCATCACGCCGACAGCAGTCGGAACGTACACGTTTACCGTTAAAGTGATATCGAAGTCCAACCCGGCAGTATATGATATACAAACATATACCATGTATGTAAGGTAA
- a CDS encoding small ribosomal subunit Rsm22 family protein, which translates to MDNIRLNDMINKEVVSAIKYVSRMKPEFLLSEIRDYIKGDLSTREIFNIIHPMLFDMGLKAVHEKNDYRIIRTEPKKPLELNNEEIQRNEVFFKSPRVPRRLERVIEQYIEKKTFKKWEDNAVLEKIRKAIVSQKEDYWKEGKKRKVTYETGYSVLGYLAYQFPVYFVQFQHILYGMAKDGLLKTRMKILDIGTGPGVVPLSIIDLMNRLDDCEAMIYSLELYDENIEAYNAIVTQYAGIKSKAEIEPPIKADIKNIKDVNIPENLDLIVFSNVLNEIRGFGIEQKADIVRHLSGHLNDDGNIVIIEPADKLNSIEFRKLSIALKNMGMGIYSPCSFIWCTGCDPKECWSFEQKEDIKPTRLMSKLAECDEPYRYMNTDIKYSYAIIRKDQLTRVKYRVPPKAKFARLSKLEQHTGKRINIVASLMSGDLGDKKYHLYKICDGTAKKPVYAILPPHNTTPENEYIKTAAYGEVLELYNVLVRYNKENDSYNIMISKPSRVEPVVRPDEDEMED; encoded by the coding sequence ATGGATAACATCAGGCTCAACGATATGATAAATAAAGAAGTGGTGTCCGCGATAAAATACGTCTCGCGGATGAAACCGGAATTCTTACTTTCGGAGATCAGGGATTATATTAAGGGCGACTTATCTACACGCGAGATATTCAATATCATCCATCCTATGCTATTTGATATGGGGCTTAAAGCGGTGCATGAGAAAAATGATTACAGGATAATCCGCACGGAGCCGAAAAAGCCTCTCGAGCTAAATAATGAAGAAATTCAAAGAAACGAAGTATTCTTTAAATCTCCCAGAGTCCCCAGAAGACTGGAAAGGGTCATTGAGCAGTATATCGAGAAAAAAACCTTCAAAAAATGGGAAGACAATGCGGTCCTTGAAAAGATCAGAAAGGCCATAGTCTCGCAGAAAGAGGATTACTGGAAGGAAGGGAAAAAAAGAAAGGTGACATATGAGACGGGATACAGCGTGCTAGGGTATCTCGCATACCAGTTCCCGGTATATTTCGTACAGTTCCAGCATATTTTATACGGTATGGCGAAAGACGGTCTCTTAAAGACAAGGATGAAAATATTAGATATCGGCACAGGTCCCGGTGTAGTACCTCTATCTATCATCGACCTCATGAACAGGCTTGACGATTGCGAGGCCATGATATATTCCCTTGAACTATATGACGAGAACATTGAAGCGTACAATGCGATAGTGACGCAGTATGCCGGCATAAAGTCAAAGGCAGAGATAGAGCCCCCGATAAAGGCCGATATCAAGAACATAAAGGATGTGAATATTCCGGAAAACCTGGATCTTATCGTATTTTCCAACGTCCTTAATGAGATCAGGGGCTTCGGAATAGAGCAAAAAGCGGACATCGTACGCCACTTATCCGGACACCTGAATGATGACGGCAATATTGTGATAATCGAGCCTGCCGATAAGCTCAACTCGATAGAGTTCAGAAAGCTCAGCATCGCGCTTAAGAACATGGGAATGGGTATATACAGCCCGTGCTCGTTCATCTGGTGCACGGGATGCGATCCGAAAGAATGCTGGAGCTTTGAACAGAAAGAGGACATTAAGCCTACACGCCTGATGAGTAAGCTGGCTGAATGCGACGAGCCGTATCGTTACATGAACACTGACATAAAATATTCCTACGCGATAATAAGAAAAGACCAGCTTACGCGTGTAAAGTACAGGGTACCTCCGAAAGCGAAGTTCGCAAGGCTGTCAAAGCTGGAACAGCATACTGGCAAGCGTATAAACATAGTCGCTTCTCTGATGTCAGGTGACCTTGGCGATAAAAAGTATCACCTCTACAAGATATGTGACGGTACCGCGAAAAAGCCGGTATATGCGATACTTCCACCGCATAATACCACGCCTGAGAATGAGTATATTAAAACCGCCGCTTATGGCGAGGTGCTTGAGCTCTATAACGTGCTTGTTCGCTATAATAAAGAGAACGACTCGTATAACATCATGATAAGCAAGCCGAGCAGGGTAGAGCCAGTGGTCCGCCCGGATGAGGATGAAATGGAAGATTGA